The Equus caballus isolate H_3958 breed thoroughbred chromosome 12, TB-T2T, whole genome shotgun sequence genome contains a region encoding:
- the LOC138916803 gene encoding olfactory receptor 4A47-like, with protein sequence MEPRNNVTYVVLLGLTQNPKEQKILFVMFLLFYILTMVGNMLIVVTVTFTKSLKSPMYLFLASLSVMDVIYSSSITPRLISDLFCGNSTISFQFCMAQLFTEHFSGGSGVFLLLVMAYDRYVAICKPLHYLVIMRQWVCIVLLLVCWIGGFLHSVIQLSIIYGLPFCGPNVIDYFICDMYPLLKLVCTDTYVIHYLVMVNGGLICTIVFLLLLISYGVILHSLKKLSHEGRWKAFQTCISHITVVVFIFLPCIFMYVRPAKTFSIDKPLSLFYTVITPMLNPLIYTLRNSEVTNAMKKLWRRNVVSCGK encoded by the coding sequence ATGGAACCAAGGAATAATGTGACTTACGTTGTCCTCTTGGGCCTCACACAGAATCCAAAGGAGCAGAAAATCCTTTTTGTTATGTTCTTGCTCTTCTACATTTTGACTATGGTAGGCAATATGCTCATTGTTGTGACTGTAACTTTCACTAAGTCCCTGAAATCCCCAATGTACCTTTTTCTTGCTAGCCTGTCAGTTATGGATGTCATTTATTCCTCTTCCATTACTCCCAGATTGATTTCAGACTTGTTCTGTGGGAATAGTACCATATCTTTCCAATTTTGTATGGCTCAGCTCTTTACAGAGCATTTCTCTGGTGGATCAGGGGTGTTTCTTCTGTtggtgatggcctatgaccgctatgtggccatctgcaagcccttGCATTATTTGGTTATCATGAGACAATGGGTGTGTATTGTGCTGCTATTAGTGTGTTGGATTGGAGGCTTTCTGCACTCAGTAATTCAACTTTCTATTATTTATGGGCTCCcattctgtggccccaatgttATTGATTATTTTATCTGTGACATGTACCCCTTATTGAAACTCGTCTGTACTGACACCTATGTCATTCACTACTTAGTAATGGTCAATGGAGGCCTGATCTGCACTATTGTGTTTCTGCTCTTACTCATCTCTTATGGTGTCATCTTGCACTCTCTAAAGAAACTTAGTCATGAAGGGAGGTGGAAAGCCTTCCAGACCTGTATTTCCCACATCACTGTGGTTGTCTTCATCTTTCTTCCCTGTATTTTCATGTATGTGAGACCTGCTAAGACCTTCTCCATTGACAAACCACTGAGTCTGTTTTATACAGTCATAACCCCCATGCTGAACCCATTAATCTATACTCTGAGAAATTCAGAGGTGACAAATGCTATGAAGAAGCTCTGGAGAAGAAATGTCGTATCTTGTGGTAAATAA